Part of the Henckelia pumila isolate YLH828 chromosome 2, ASM3356847v2, whole genome shotgun sequence genome is shown below.
tttatttgaGTATTGAGAGTTGTTTGAAATCGATTGttatgcttgtgtatgagattttcgGATTGGTCAttttaggatttcattatataATCTACTACTAAAttggaattcaaatccgtaattatttgaatcaactaatttgtgaagcaactgcaattaataatcatccgcttgtgagtttattaaattgtaggaacaacaattgactataTTAAATACATtcgcttgtgtatgtgttgtctagattcatcagtttcactagtttgcatgctatcgtggatttaaatctaatcgcttgtattgggttaattcattggtaagggttaatttagaacgcttgtgtctatttaactaaaattaaggtgagataggaattaagttttcaatgatgaatattcaaatgttaattaattatttttagagaatcgatgatcgagtgaataacttgAAGGGTGTAGTTGATCGATACCAAAGCTTGATAATCtattgatttttcataattttaattcttgcatgttagtgataagattttattttaaattgcttaaatttttagtagttaattttttgtaaactcaaaaatctattttattttattttagtaatttttaGAACACGATAAATTTTACTCTCcacgtgggaacgatccctactcgcaCTACTACAGAATTTAGTTATCTtatttgagttgggtaatttggacgCGACACGACTGAGCATTACCACTACCTCTCACCGCTCCCCTTCTATTTCTTTCATCCTCTTGAGCCCTTCTATTCCTACCCCAATTTTCACCCAAACTCTCTTCATCCTCACCACCATCATCCTCTTCtacaataattttatttttattcttactaCCACCCCCACTAACTTCAAGTCTCTCCAACTTCTCATGTATTTGCCCCAAAGCCGCTACCATCATTTTGGTCAATTCATCCATTTGATTTTGAGAAAAATTTGGCTAGTAGAACTCATTGTATTTGCAAAAAAAggttattaataaaatttctcaCCCAAAATCTAACAagtcactccaaagaaaatTCACTcgatcactcttttttttcactcaaatttatGTAGGCTTTGCTTTGTGTAGAAGTGTATCAAACTTTCAAGTTCACAACTTATAGACGCTTGAAGATCGACTCTCGAAGATTgacaaaacaagaagaagaaatttatggaCTCTCGAATTTTTtacttgcacccaaggatgatTAAGAACAAAATAAttgaccacaagttatcttgcttcttctatttattttttttttaaaactttcggTCCTCTCTATTTTTTTGACcgaattttgtttttgttttgtttttgttttgaattttttgatttttttttagataaCTTGCATCACAAGACACTAAAACTTGGGCAACAAGACTGACATAGAAACgacttgaaaatttgaaatagaatagaatcagatgaaaaataaagatgaagaacgaagaacacgaagaacgaaAAGATgtgatacttacttgattcaaaactttggctttgataccaactgatatgAATTCTCGTTGTATGGAAAGCAAACAAGATTATATTGAATCacaccctcaatccaataacaaaaagaaatcaaagaaTTTATCCgatcttgaaacaagtaacgaattttgaaaaatccaccTCTAGCTTACAGCGAAACTAGCAACAGAAATTCACGAAATAAACAactgatcacaacgggaccttcagaaaacttttttctgacaacccactaatataatcaatcgacaaacgccacaaaattgaaaactttgataagtttgattttgaataaATCTAGAAAAACCTCagtaaaattctagagagaattttatgtattgaataatcaaaaatctgaatttccttcaataatgaatgtctttgttgtatttataatacaactacaaaataataaaagatatcgcaaaataattcaaaatatatctaaagatatcaaagatatctcctaaaaatTTTCTAGTAtgcttaaaagactcaaaataggaaaaataatgccaaaatattgaaattcccgaacacacacacaaacaccttcggtgtgTGAAAATAAtcatgacataatatatgcacataaaacatgtcatataaacatgcaaacatagaacatacATACTCAACCAAGATATCTCGGACAGTACGTTCGTACCTTTACTCAAGAAACCTAGCAAATCTGGCTcacaagtccaagcctataagcaagTAATTACCATGTCACTCATTGTGTACTAAATGAATTAACTAGGATAATAGCTACTCCCAAAATATAATTAGAGTCTAGACTTATACTCGCGTCTGTCGTCAGCCTACTGATGGCAATGGCCCAATCTCAAGGCACAACTCCGTTATGATCCCAGTAGCTCCGCTAGTGCCCGAGCCTAGATCGAATGGCTAGAACACCCAGGAAATCATTGAATATGGGAGAGTGAAGAGAGAAATGAGCAAGAAGTAATGAGCTCGGAttgcctatttataggaaacgaTAGGAAATTCCAATCTCTGGTTAGGATCTTCCGATCTGAGTTAGAACGGACAAACGTGACTTCATGAGATTCCGATCTCTATCCACCGAATGCGTTTCCTGCGATTGGACAACTCACTGTGCTTGCAGAGTTCGGACCTTTCGAACTGAGGGTTCAAAGCATCCGAACTCCCTCAAGTCCAATAACCAATGAGAAATCCCATAATTTCATATCTAAAGGCGATCGAACCTTTCGATCTTTTCCGAACTGCTCGGTATCTCCGATCTTCAACATTATcatccgaaccagttcgaagCTTTCGATCTACTCGTCGGAGCTTCCAAATTGCCTAGACACTTGGGGCTCTCTAGACCATGTCTGATCGTCCTGAAATTGATTTTTCAACTCATTAAACCCAATTGAGGATTCTTTAATCATGATTTAACCAATTAAACATGATTGGGCAGTTGATTATCTTAATTACCTaggaatcgggctactacattttccaaaacttaagagatttcgtcctcgaaatccagAATAAGGTATACACAATGAAATATTACCAAAAAGAACTTTATTACAACAAAACAGTTTACGAATAAAACTGAACTGTTCATAGGAAAGTAAAATCAAAGCAACATAGGTTGCTCAAAATGCATCTGACTTTCTAACTCGCAAGTCGCCTCTTCAGTGTCTCGACACTATCACTGAAACATGACTAGGGGAATGCGCTTGTTCCGAAGTAGATTATATTTCATGTCGATAATCTTGAGTGGTCTCTCCACGTACGAAAAGTCGGGCTCTAACTGAACTTCGATAGGGTGCAGCACATGCGACTCACCTATCACATACTAACGGAGaagagatacatggaacacattgTGAATCCTATAGAGATATGGTGATAAATCCAAATGGTAAGCCACATATTCGACATTCTCTAGAATCTGAAAtagaccaatgaatctcggtgCTAATTTTCCCTTAAGGGGAAACTTTATCACCTTCTGGAAAGATGAAAATCTCAAGAACTCATGCTCTCCTGGCTCAAAATGCAGAGGAATGCGCTTGGTGTTGGCATAACTAGACTGTTTGTCATGTGTGGCTATGAATCTCTTCTTGATTAGTTTCAATATATTAAAAAACTTCTTAAtcaactctggtccctcaaacTATGGTTTCCCCACTTCATACTAGAATAAGGGTTTGCGACAATGCCGACCATAAAGatcctcaaatggtgccatgtcaATACTGCGATGATAGAAATTATTATATGaaaactgtagtagcccgtacccagttttagtgagtaatttctaattaatccaaTAAACTTCTTTGCGCAGGCGCGCAGGAAagctgcgcgggcgcgcgacttGGACGGAGAGGGCGCGCGTATGCTTCGCACTATCTTCGTAATCTCATCACCCGTACGCGTGAGCGCGCGTTCCTCAAGGCGCGGGCGTGCGTATTTGTAAacgcgggcgcgcctgaggCTCGAACTGAACATagaattcttgaatttttttcaataatttctTCACTTACTTGATCCCTTTGGACTCCAATAACATTATATCTTCCTCCAAACTAATTCTCAAGCATTCCAACACCCTCGTGATAATTCATCATCAACGATTGAAATGCTTCCTTAAATCTCTTGtctcgacctctcgtaattggtccaAGTGGCTTTTCCAACGGGTCCTTAACTTCCTCAGCAACGTAATCAACacgcgagccatccatgatcgcatcaaaaGTTCAATTGGTGCAATTTTTTGCTATGGAACTAGAAGATAAAGTGTAAGGAGACAAAGACATACTGAATTCAGAAATTACTATCATTCAGGTGAAAAATAATACAGACGAAGatactctgataccactttgtCTCCCTTAACTTTATCTTCAATTTCCACAGCAAAAAACTGCTCCCACTGAACTTTTTTATCTCGTATTTTGTCGTCATCTTGAGTACAAGTGATATCAGAGACTTgacataaaatttcttaaaattctgagtatgctatGTGGTTGCAGCTGTGACTGATTTTACACATCAAAAAAGATTTTTTGATGTAGAAGATCAATCACAGCTGCAACGACAGAGcatactcaaaattttaagaaattttatgtcAAGACTCTGATACCAATCAAGCCTACTAAACGGACCCTCAAACTTGTGAGAGATGATGCTAATCAATAATTTGAGAAGTTTttctataattaaaaaaaaaaaccatgtaCCCACATAAAGGCATGCACGACCAAAAATGGAGCCGAGGTCGAAGCATCATGATCTACATCAAAACACATGCAACAGTTCTGAGGACATATTTCATACTCAGTAAGTTGGTAAACTACTAAACTTTACttagaaataataaaaattgttAAGAAACTATCCTTATTGCAGATTGGATTACTGATATATGTAGTATCCAACAACTACGTTTCGTATTTGAATGTCATAAATTATTCCAAACAGTACAGAAAACATTACAAATGTGAAAATACATGTCTGCTATGTACCACATGTTTAGTGATCGGAACTCTTCATTCTTTTTACTTAAACCTCTAAAATCTTtcatgaaatttttaaaaatgtgagcaaattaattatatatacctATTTATTAAGTAAAAAGAACTTAGAGAAACTAACAAGATCTCTTGGTATGACatcttaattttgaaatttcaaattatttgaaaaaaaagagTGGGAAATAACTAATATAATCAATTATCTTTTAACTACTGGTTAATATTTTAACCCAAAAAACATTCATTTTTTATTcccataaatttattttttttttaaaattaattttaataaaaaaaaaatcaacttttTCGTCACACACAACGGTGTGTGCAAATACACTAATAATTATGGTTATAAAAACTGAAGCTAAGGAAGTTCTTTTATCTTTATCGATTGAATCATATTTTGATTGCTACTTTGTCCCTTCGAGATATTGTAAATTATGTTTGTTGAGATCATAATAATTATTATCTACAATATACttactattatataaaagatgatcctactatattaactatcatgaggacatcaaaatattttatttcataattacccttcttttttttttcgagAGAAGACTTGTAACTTTATTGCACAGCAGAAGAAGTAGTTACAAGGCTAACCAGCCATAACGATAAATTCTCAGGTACCCAATAGAAAGGTACAGGGAAATAAATAGCAAATTTTTCAAGAGAATCAGCTACAACATTTGCTGATCGCCTAACATGAAAAAACCAACAATATTTAGAtcaataatcaaagatttaatCTCTGAAGCACACGATCCAACGTAACCCAAATCACTCGATGGCTCAGTAACTTCATGTACCGCCAAGAGCGAATCTTAAGAGAGAAAATATTCTGCATCCCatgattttgaataaaaagaagTCCCTCCTTTATAGCAAGCAACTCCCCAAGAACAACTGATCCCGGAAACACCATTTGACTACCAAACGCCGCAACCACAAAACCATCATGATTACAAATAATCCCTCCGACTCCGCATAAGTTATCTTCACAATTAACACTAGCGTCCACATCCATCCGTAGAAAATCAAACGGCGGAGCTATCCAACTTTCTGGAGATGTTTTAAGAAGAAGAGATTGAGCAAGGGAATTGATTCTAATCGCCGAGTTGTAAGCCTCCAGAACATTAGCTCCAAAACCATCTCCAGAAGTTacatcagataaatatccaataGCCTTTATTTGACAGCGATGTTTCCAAACCATCCATGCCTTGCAAGCAAAAGACTCCATTTCATGACCATTAAGCTCCTGCATTAGAAAATCACATACCAATCTCGTAGCATTGTGCATAAAAGACTTTACTCTTCGCCAAGTAATATCATCAATccagaaatttttaaaatagggCAAAGAAAAATAGCATGACAAGTAGTGTCAAGATTCTTGTGAAAAAACGAGCACCAAGTTGGAGTAGGAACATGATGACGGTTCAAGTTCATATTAGAAGTAATAATATCATGGATCAATCTCCACCAAAACACCCTAACCTTTGGCGGAATGGATAGCGACCATAAGAAGCGCCACCATCTCTCGGCCATGCTCGAATCCGACTGATACGCATGGGATTCAAACACTCCCATCCCAAGTTTATACCTACTCCTCACTGTGTAATGTCCTTTAGATTCAAAATTACAGAAACGAGAATCGCGAGCACCTGCACGAGACAATGGAATAGAGGAAATTTTTTGTTGTATATAAGGTAGACAAACCTCAGTAATCTTGGACACATCCCAATGATTATCGGAAATAAAAGAGTTAACACGAGAATCCGCTGGTAAATTAACCCCAGGGTACCTGATTTTTTAGTCTAGCGACGGAATCCATTTATCACAAAAAATGCTCATAGATGCACCATCACCAATCCTCCAATAAAGTCCTCGATCCAGTAGTGCCCGACTCCATAACAAAGATCGCCAGGTAAAGGATGGGTTACTCCCAAGGGGAGCATCTATAATGTCGAGATGTCTAAAGTAATGACCCTTGAGAACTTTAGCAAGTAAGGAATTTGGGAATTGGATAATTCTCCACAATTTTTTATCAAGTAAAGCTTGATTGAAAGGCTCTAACCGTCTGAACCCCAATCCACCTAAATGCTTAGGTTTACAAAGAAAGTCCCAACTCTTCCAATGCATCTTTTTCTGTCACCATCTAGCCCCCACTAGAAATTAGCAAACATCTCGTTCAATAGAATCACAAGTGGACTTAGGGATACGAAAGCAGGACATAGCATAAGAGGGAATCGCTTGCAATACAGCCTTTATTAGCACCTCCTTCCCTCCAGAAGAGAAGAATTTACTACCCCAGCCTTTAATTCTGCTAGATATACGCTTTGCCAGGAATCCAAGCTGGGCTCTCTTATTACGAAGTGAAAATGTCGGAAGACCCAAGTATAGATCATGCCCCTGGACAACCGAGATTTGAAGCAAAGACTTTACTTTGTCGATAAGATCTCTTGTAGTATTTGGAGTGAAAGATAACGCAGATTTCTCATAATTTACTAACTGGCCTGAGGCTCTTTCGTAGGCACTTAAACACTCCTTTACTTTGGAACAATCATTTTCTGAAGCTCGAAAGAATATGAGGCTATTATACGCAAAAAAGAGGTGAGTAATAATCGGACAAGAAAAAGCGATTTTTACTCCCTTAATGAGATTTCGGGTTGAATAATTCATCAACAAAGCAGACAACCCCTGTGATACAATAGCAAATAGATATGGAGAGAGAGGATCTCCCTATCGAATACCAAGAGACGGTTTTAAATTACCTACTACTTCATTATTCAATTTAAAGGAGTAAGACACACTGGAGATACATCTCATCACTTTTTCAATCCAACTCTCAGAGAAGCCCATTTTTCGCataataatttcaataaatttCCACTCCACTCGATCATAAGACTTACTCATATCAAGTTTCAGCGCCGCATATCCCTGTTTCCCTTTCTTACAATTCCTCATCCAATGAATTGTTTCAAATCCCACAATAATGTTGTCAGAAATAAAGCGATTTGGAATAAAGGCAGATTGAGTCTCATCAATGAGTAACCTCATCATAGGTCTTAATCTGTTAGTCAAAGCCCGAGAAATGATTTTGTAACAAACATTACAGAGGCTTATCGGCCTAAATTCCTTCACCATCAGAGTATTTGCTACCTTAGGGATTAGAGTGATAATTGTTTTGTTCCAATCTTCCAAAGATGCTCCATCATTTAAGATCGCAAGAGCTGCTGCCAAGACATTAGGACCgataattttccaaaatttctGATAGAACAAAGTCGACATTCCATCCGGACCAGGGGATTTATCGGGGCTCATATCCAATAGAGCTTTTTCAATATCCTGAGCCGAGAAAGGGGCTCCAAGAATCGAATTCATATAATTTGTTACTTTAGACGCAACACAATTAATCACAGAAGCCATATCCTCAGCTGATGGACTATCAGAGGTAAAAAAagaatcaaaataatcaaatataatATCTGTCATACCTCGAGAATCATGAATAAGTTCACCTTGGCGAGATACCAGACCAGATATTGAGTTCTTTGCTCTCCTCATAGTGGTTGcacgatgaaaatatttagtattcTTGTCACCCAATGCAAGCCACTCCACCCGACTTCATTGTCTCCAATATGATTCCTCTTGAAGACTCAGCTCCTCAACTTCTCCTTCTAACTCCTTTACACGAACCATCTCCCCCGGCCAGTGCACATGAGATCACAAATTAGCAAGCTCCTCTCGCTTCAATCTTATTAGTCTTGGGATAGAATGGAAGTTGTGATTTGCCTATGTCTGAAGAGCACGACTGCAAGCTCTAATTTTCTCCACCAGTCCAGTAGACCCTATCCTCTCCAATTTCCAACTCTCTTCCACGACCGATTCGCAATCTGGATTTCTTAGCCAAGAAgcctcaaatctgaaaaatttttATTGGAACTCCCTATGCTGCTTCGAAAAATGATTGGACCCCAGAATCAATTCAATCGGTCTATGATCCGAATGGTAAAAATCAAAAGAGATGCATTTAGCTAAAGGATATAATAGACGCCATTCAAAGGTACTCACATATCTGTCCAAGCGTTCAAAGATCATATCCCCTCCTTGACTCCTATTACACCATGTAAATGAATCTACATCGCAAGATAAGCTCTGAACATTACACTCGTCAAGACAGCTCCAAAAGGCTGCCATTAGAGAATCCGAACGAGCATTGCCACCTATCTTCTCACTATCAAAACAAATCTCATTGAAATAACCGCCCAAAATCCAAGGGAACTCCTTGAGTTCACACAGGTTAGATAACCTACGCAACAATTCCCAAGTTATATGCCTCTGGTTAGAATCCGGGCTTCCACATACTCCCGTAAACCTCCACCTCTTACCATCATGATGGACCAAACAGTCAATATGACCAAAAGAGAAAGATTTAATGCAAACCTCAAAAGGATCTTTCCAAAAAGTACACAAACCACCACTCCTACCCCGACTATCCACCGAAAAACAACCTTTAAATCCAAGCATACTAGCCCATTAACTGTCATTAATATATCTCTTTCTAGTCTCACAGAGAAATAAGAGACAGGGTTTCTTATCGGCAATTATCCTCTTTAATTCCCGGAATGCCCGTTGGTTTCCAAGCCCCCGGACGTTCCAAATTATGCAACTCATTTGGACTGGCGGGGTTGCTCGCTGGAGATAATTCAAATGGATTAATAAAGTCTTCCACCACTTGTATTCTTTTAACAACATCCCCCATGCTATTAGGAGACAGGGGAGCTTCCCTTTTTTGCCCCAACTTCAAATCACTGTTAGGAGGAGTCACCACTTTTTTAGCCTTCTGATCACGATCCATTCGCTTCCATTTCAATgggtttttcataaaataattacCCAGGGACGATTCACTAATCTCAGAGTGCATATAATCAGGTGGACTGCAGGCTTTTACTACAATACAAGATTTTCTTTTGATCTCTTTGTGAGCTCTTGGCACTCTCGACAATACCAACTCTTCACCCGACTTGAAACTATCAGAGATCGGCATTTTTTCTGGCTCATCCACTTGAGAGTACATCGCCTGAATCACTTTTTTTGGAGATGACTGTTTCACCTTTCCTTTCATTCCACCAATTTGTGCTCGCAGCCAGCTTACATACTCCAGGGTAGACTTATCCTCCACTACCAATGTACAGTTACGAAAATGGTGCCCGATGATACCACACCGATAACAGAAGTCCGGCAGTCTCTCATAAGTTAGCAGAATTATAATATCCTCTTTATCACAAATCCCTGCTCGTAGGTAATATTTCAGAGGCTTAGAAATATCGATTTTCACTcgaaatttatccaaaaaagaACCACTACTTCCCTCATCAATCTCCTCTATTTCACCAAGCCGGGAACCtagcttcaataaaattttcCTATTAAGGAAAGCAATAGGAACATTGTGAAGTTGAACCCACATAGAAGTACTATCAAACTGCATAGAATTGGGATCATCAAGCCCTTGAGGTTCCTTTATGACTATAAAATCTTGAAAGAAATTCCAAGGACCATCATTCAATTCTCTGTTTCGATCCATCTCAGACAATAAGTTCAAGATAAAAGTGTTCGGCCCCACCAATTCCATAATTACCTTCCTATGCAGTTGCATAAT
Proteins encoded:
- the LOC140884871 gene encoding uncharacterized protein is translated as MDMEETTKLVGHIKISNKVEEKILIDPGDLKEGEAQLNHCLVAKVFSAKFINRDTFRTHLPRIMQLHRKVIMELVGPNTFILNLLSEMDRNRELNDGPWNFFQDFIVIKEPQGLDDPNSMQFDSTSMWVQLHNVPIAFLNRKILLKLGSRLGEIEEIDEGSSGSFLDKFRVKIDISKPLKYYLRAGICDKEDIIILLTYERLPDFCYRCGIIGHHFRNCTLVVEDKSTLEYVSWLRAQIGGMKGKVKQSSPKKVIQAMYSQVDEPEKMPISDSFKSGEELVLSRVPRAHKEIKRKSCIVVKACSPPDYMHSEISESSLGNYFMKNPLKWKRMDRDQKAKKVVTPPNSDLKLGQKREAPLSPNSMGDVVKRIQVVEDFINPFELSPASNPASPNELHNLERPGAWKPTGIPGIKEDNCR